The following proteins are co-located in the Streptomyces sp. NBC_00435 genome:
- the secD gene encoding protein translocase subunit SecD, which yields MAAPKKGRRPTGAQGRPGRALALILIAMVALTAGMFLTGQTTPRLGIDLAGGTSITLKAKSEPGKPDAINETNMNTAVGIIERRVNGLGVSEAEVQTQGKDHIIVNIPKGTNEQQAREQVGTTAQLYFRPVLATADGAPVVPEANSSGSPSPSTSGSGSPSASAPTPSSSATSQGRALSEALKAPNAPSPSPSASESKKADDKAAPSTSPSAPSADQAAAADLQAKFAALDCSNEAQRAAVSKNVKPEDPTLACGKRGDAWGKWVLGPAQVNGQDVKDAKGQIDPQRGAWIVTMQFTDKGADKFAKITGELAAKQSPQNQFAIVLDGEVISDPSVSQALTGGNAEISGGFTQQSAMDLGNMLSYGALPLSFQEDSVTTVTAALGGEQLKAGLIAGAIGLALVVIYLLAYYRGLAFVAIISLIVSGILTYTIMALLGKGIGFALNLPAVCGAIVAIGITADSFIVYFERIRDEIREGRTLRPAVERAWPRARRTILVSDFVSFLAAAVLFIVTVGKVQGFAFTLGLTTLLDVVVVFLFTKPVMTLLARTAFFSSGHPWSGLDPKRLGAKPPLRRSRRTGSGAAAATVSAPVDAKEA from the coding sequence GTGGCAGCACCGAAGAAGGGCCGGCGGCCCACGGGGGCTCAGGGGAGGCCGGGGCGCGCCCTGGCCCTCATCCTGATCGCGATGGTGGCGCTCACCGCGGGGATGTTCCTCACGGGTCAGACGACGCCGCGACTCGGCATCGACCTCGCCGGCGGTACGAGCATCACGCTCAAGGCCAAGAGCGAGCCCGGCAAGCCGGACGCGATCAACGAGACCAACATGAACACGGCGGTCGGCATCATCGAACGCCGCGTCAACGGTCTCGGCGTCTCGGAGGCCGAGGTCCAGACGCAGGGCAAAGACCACATCATCGTGAACATCCCCAAGGGGACGAACGAGCAGCAGGCGCGCGAGCAGGTCGGTACGACCGCCCAGCTCTACTTCCGCCCGGTGCTCGCCACGGCGGACGGTGCCCCGGTCGTCCCCGAGGCCAACTCGAGCGGCTCTCCGAGCCCGTCCACGAGCGGTTCCGGTTCTCCGTCCGCGAGCGCACCCACTCCGTCGTCCAGCGCCACTTCCCAGGGCCGTGCGCTCAGCGAGGCCCTCAAGGCCCCGAACGCCCCCTCTCCCTCGCCCTCGGCGAGCGAGTCGAAGAAGGCAGACGACAAGGCCGCCCCGTCCACGTCGCCCTCGGCCCCCAGCGCCGACCAGGCCGCCGCTGCCGACCTGCAGGCGAAGTTCGCCGCGCTGGACTGCAGCAACGAGGCGCAGCGCGCCGCCGTGAGCAAGAACGTCAAGCCCGAGGACCCGACGCTCGCCTGTGGCAAGCGCGGCGACGCCTGGGGCAAGTGGGTCCTCGGCCCGGCCCAGGTCAACGGCCAGGACGTGAAGGACGCCAAGGGTCAGATCGACCCGCAGCGCGGTGCCTGGATCGTCACGATGCAGTTCACCGACAAGGGCGCCGACAAGTTCGCCAAGATCACCGGTGAGCTGGCGGCCAAGCAGTCCCCGCAGAACCAGTTCGCGATCGTGCTCGACGGCGAGGTCATCTCCGACCCGTCCGTCAGCCAGGCGCTGACCGGCGGCAACGCCGAGATCTCCGGCGGCTTCACCCAGCAGTCGGCGATGGACCTGGGCAACATGCTCTCGTACGGCGCCCTGCCGCTGTCCTTCCAGGAGGACAGTGTCACCACCGTCACCGCCGCGCTCGGCGGCGAGCAGCTGAAGGCCGGCCTCATCGCCGGTGCCATCGGCCTCGCGCTCGTCGTGATCTACCTGCTGGCGTACTACCGGGGCCTGGCGTTCGTCGCCATCATCAGCCTCATCGTCTCCGGTATCCTGACGTACACGATCATGGCGCTGCTCGGCAAGGGCATCGGCTTCGCGCTGAACCTGCCCGCCGTCTGCGGTGCGATCGTCGCGATCGGTATCACCGCGGACTCGTTCATCGTGTACTTCGAACGCATCCGGGACGAGATCCGCGAGGGCCGCACGCTGCGTCCGGCCGTCGAGCGCGCCTGGCCGCGTGCCCGGCGCACCATCCTGGTCTCCGACTTCGTGTCGTTCCTGGCGGCCGCGGTGCTGTTCATCGTCACCGTCGGCAAGGTGCAGGGCTTCGCGTTCACCCTGGGTCTGACGACCCTGCTCGACGTGGTCGTGGTGTTCCTCTTCACCAAGCCCGTCATGACGCTGCTGGCCCGTACGGCCTTCTTCTCCAGCGGTCACCCGTGGTCCGGGCTGGACCCGAAGCGACTGGGCGCGAAGCCGCCGCTGCGACGCTCGCGTCGTACCGGCTCCGGCGCGGCCGCCGCGACCGTCTCCGCCCCCGTCGACGCAAAGGAGGCGTGA
- the yajC gene encoding preprotein translocase subunit YajC, with translation MNPISLLPFVLIIGAFFLLTRSQKKKQQQAVQMRDQLTPGTGVRTIGGMYATVKEIGDDTVTLEVAPGVHAMYAKNAIGAVLEDEEYNRIVHGITDDLTIDTPVVPDDASSLTEDETPKLDLGKKDEPKADEPKGDEPKDGKADGEAGAK, from the coding sequence TTGAATCCGATCTCCCTCCTCCCGTTCGTGCTGATCATCGGGGCGTTCTTCCTGCTGACCCGCAGCCAGAAGAAGAAGCAGCAGCAGGCCGTGCAGATGCGCGACCAGCTGACGCCCGGTACCGGAGTCCGCACCATCGGCGGCATGTACGCCACGGTGAAGGAGATCGGTGACGACACGGTCACCCTCGAGGTGGCTCCCGGCGTCCACGCGATGTACGCGAAGAACGCCATCGGCGCTGTCCTCGAGGACGAGGAGTACAACCGCATCGTCCACGGCATCACCGATGATCTGACGATCGACACGCCGGTCGTCCCGGACGACGCGTCCTCCCTGACCGAGGACGAGACCCCCAAGCTCGACCTGGGCAAGAAGGACGAGCCCAAGGCCGACGAGCCCAAGGGTGACGAGCCGAAGGACGGCAAGGCCGACGGCGAGGCCGGCGCGAAGTAG
- the ruvB gene encoding Holliday junction branch migration DNA helicase RuvB: MNWEDESDDRIVAAAADGEDTAVEAALRPKDLGEFVGQEKVRQQLDLVLKAARQRGATADHVLLSGAPGLGKTTLSMIIAAEMGAPIRITSGPAIQHAGDLAAILSSLQEGEVLFLDEIHRMSRPAEEMLYMAMEDFRVDVIVGKGPGATAIPLELPPFTLVGATTRAGLLPPPLRDRFGFTGHMEFYAPEELERVIHRSARLLDVEIDTAGAAEIAGRSRGTPRIANRLLRRVRDYAQVRADGVINREVAGTALQVYEVDGRGLDRLDRAVLEALLKLFGGGPVGLSTLAVAVGEERETVEEVAEPFLVREGLLARTPRGRVATQAAWAHLGLVPPRQGGNGSSGQQGLFGT; the protein is encoded by the coding sequence GTGAACTGGGAAGACGAGAGCGACGACCGGATCGTGGCGGCCGCGGCGGACGGCGAGGACACCGCCGTCGAGGCGGCCCTGCGGCCCAAGGACCTCGGCGAGTTCGTCGGGCAGGAGAAGGTCCGCCAGCAGCTGGACCTCGTCCTGAAGGCGGCCCGCCAGCGCGGCGCCACCGCCGATCACGTGTTGCTCTCGGGAGCCCCGGGGCTGGGCAAGACCACCCTGTCCATGATCATCGCCGCCGAGATGGGCGCGCCCATCCGGATCACCTCCGGTCCCGCCATCCAGCACGCCGGCGACCTCGCCGCCATCCTCTCCTCCCTCCAGGAGGGCGAGGTCCTCTTCCTCGACGAGATCCACCGCATGTCCCGGCCCGCCGAGGAGATGCTGTACATGGCCATGGAGGACTTCCGCGTCGACGTGATCGTCGGCAAGGGACCCGGCGCGACCGCGATCCCGCTGGAGCTGCCCCCGTTCACCCTGGTGGGGGCCACGACCCGGGCCGGTCTGCTCCCGCCGCCGCTGCGCGACCGCTTCGGCTTCACCGGGCACATGGAGTTCTACGCCCCCGAGGAGCTGGAACGAGTCATCCACCGTTCCGCCCGCCTCCTCGACGTGGAGATCGACACGGCTGGCGCCGCCGAGATCGCCGGCCGCTCGCGCGGTACGCCCCGCATCGCCAACCGGCTGCTGCGCCGCGTCCGGGACTATGCCCAGGTGCGCGCCGACGGGGTGATCAACCGCGAGGTCGCCGGCACCGCCCTGCAGGTGTACGAGGTCGACGGGCGCGGGCTCGACCGGCTGGACCGGGCCGTCCTGGAGGCGCTGCTCAAGCTCTTCGGAGGGGGACCCGTCGGCCTGTCGACGCTCGCCGTCGCCGTGGGCGAGGAGCGGGAGACCGTGGAAGAGGTGGCCGAGCCGTTCCTCGTACGGGAGGGACTTCTGGCCAGGACCCCGCGGGGGCGGGTCGCGACCCAGGCCGCATGGGCTCACCTGGGACTTGTTCCGCCGCGGCAGGGCGGGAACGGATCAAGCGGACAACAGGGCCTCTTCGGGACCTGA
- the ruvA gene encoding Holliday junction branch migration protein RuvA — protein MIAFVSGTVAALAPNLVVIEVGGVGMAVHCAPNTIAGLRIGEPARLATSLVVREDSLTLYGFADDDERQTFELLQTASGVGPKLAQAMLAVHSPDALRIAVSVGDEKALMAVSGIGKKGAQKLLLDLKDKLGAPLGSSGTVGAQRAAASGPAPWTEQLSAALIGLGYAARDAEDAVSAVTPQAEAAIAAGGSAPVPQLLRAALQSLNRAR, from the coding sequence ATGATCGCCTTCGTGAGCGGCACGGTCGCCGCGCTCGCCCCCAACCTGGTCGTCATCGAGGTCGGGGGAGTGGGCATGGCCGTGCACTGCGCGCCCAACACCATCGCCGGCCTGCGGATCGGTGAGCCGGCCCGGCTGGCGACGTCCCTGGTCGTCCGGGAGGACTCGCTGACGCTGTACGGCTTCGCCGACGACGACGAGCGGCAGACCTTCGAGCTGCTGCAGACCGCGAGCGGGGTCGGGCCGAAGCTCGCGCAGGCGATGCTGGCGGTGCACAGCCCGGACGCGCTGCGCATCGCGGTCTCGGTGGGGGACGAGAAGGCGCTGATGGCCGTCTCCGGCATCGGGAAGAAGGGCGCGCAGAAGCTCCTGCTGGACCTGAAGGACAAGCTGGGCGCGCCGCTGGGGTCGAGCGGGACGGTCGGCGCGCAGCGCGCCGCCGCGTCCGGGCCCGCCCCGTGGACGGAGCAGCTGTCCGCCGCCCTGATCGGCCTGGGCTACGCGGCCCGGGACGCGGAGGACGCGGTCTCGGCCGTGACCCCGCAGGCCGAGGCCGCGATTGCCGCCGGCGGTTCGGCCCCGGTTCCGCAGCTCCTGCGCGCCGCCCTGCAGTCCCTGAACCGCGCCCGGTGA
- the ruvC gene encoding crossover junction endodeoxyribonuclease RuvC — protein MRVLGVDPGLTRCGVGVVEGVAGRPLTMLGVGVVRTPADAELGLRLVAIEQGIEAWLDEHRPEVVAVERVFSQHNVSTVMGTAQASAVAMLCAARRGIPVALHTPSEVKAAVTGSGRADKAQVGAMVTRLLRLSAPPRPADAADALALAICHIWRAPAQNRLQQAVAQHASALKGRTT, from the coding sequence GTGCGCGTACTCGGCGTTGACCCGGGGCTGACCCGATGTGGTGTCGGGGTCGTCGAGGGGGTGGCCGGACGTCCCCTGACGATGCTGGGCGTGGGGGTCGTACGGACGCCCGCGGACGCCGAGTTGGGCCTCCGGCTCGTCGCGATCGAGCAGGGCATCGAAGCCTGGCTCGATGAGCACCGGCCCGAAGTCGTCGCCGTGGAGCGGGTGTTCAGCCAGCACAACGTCAGCACGGTGATGGGCACCGCCCAGGCGAGCGCCGTCGCCATGCTGTGCGCGGCGCGCCGCGGGATACCGGTCGCGCTGCACACCCCCAGTGAGGTCAAGGCCGCCGTCACCGGCAGCGGTCGCGCCGACAAGGCACAGGTCGGAGCCATGGTGACCCGGCTGCTGCGGCTGTCGGCGCCGCCCAGGCCCGCCGACGCGGCGGACGCCCTGGCCCTCGCCATCTGCCACATCTGGCGCGCCCCCGCGCAGAACCGCCTCCAGCAGGCGGTCGCCCAGCACGCCTCCGCCCTGAAAGGCCGCACCACATGA
- a CDS encoding YebC/PmpR family DNA-binding transcriptional regulator, protein MSGHSKWATTKHKKAVVDAKRGKLFAKLIKNIEVAARMGGADIDGNPTLFDAIQKAKKSSVPNKNIDSAVKRGGGLEAGGADYETIMYEGYGPNGVAVLIECLTDNRNRAASDVRVAMTRNGGSMADPGSVSYLFNRKGVVLLPKGELSEDDVLETVLEAGAEEVNDLGESFEIISEATDMVAVRTALQQAGIDYDSADSNFLPTMQVELDEEGARKIFKLIDALEDSDDVQNVFANFDVSDEVMEKVDA, encoded by the coding sequence ATGTCCGGCCACTCTAAATGGGCTACGACGAAGCACAAGAAGGCCGTGGTTGACGCCAAGCGCGGCAAGCTCTTCGCGAAGCTGATCAAGAACATCGAGGTCGCGGCCCGCATGGGCGGCGCCGACATCGATGGCAACCCGACCCTCTTCGACGCCATCCAGAAGGCCAAGAAGAGCTCGGTCCCGAACAAGAACATCGACTCCGCGGTCAAGCGCGGCGGCGGCCTCGAGGCCGGCGGCGCCGACTACGAGACGATCATGTACGAAGGCTACGGCCCGAACGGCGTCGCGGTACTCATCGAGTGCCTCACCGACAACCGCAACCGTGCCGCGTCCGACGTGCGTGTCGCCATGACCCGCAACGGCGGCTCGATGGCGGACCCGGGTTCGGTCTCGTACCTGTTCAACCGCAAGGGTGTCGTGCTCCTGCCCAAGGGCGAGCTCTCCGAGGACGACGTCCTGGAGACGGTGCTCGAGGCGGGTGCCGAGGAGGTCAACGACCTCGGCGAGAGCTTCGAGATCATCAGCGAGGCCACCGACATGGTCGCGGTCCGTACCGCGCTCCAGCAGGCGGGCATCGACTACGACTCGGCCGACTCCAACTTCCTGCCGACCATGCAGGTCGAGCTGGACGAAGAGGGCGCGCGCAAGATCTTCAAGCTGATCGACGCGCTGGAGGACAGCGACGACGTGCAGAACGTCTTCGCCAACTTCGACGTCTCGGACGAGGTCATGGAGAAGGTCGACGCCTAG
- the pdxT gene encoding pyridoxal 5'-phosphate synthase glutaminase subunit PdxT, with protein MTTPVIGVLALQGDVREHLIALASADAVARPVRRPEELAEVDALVIPGGESTTMSKLAVLFGMLEPLRERVRAGMPVYGTCAGMIMLADKLLDGREDQETLGGIDMIVRRNAFGRQNESFEAQVDFAGIEGGPVEGVFIRAPWVESVGAAAEVLATYDGHTVAVRQGNVLATSFHPELTGDDRVHAYFVDMVRAGL; from the coding sequence ATGACCACCCCCGTGATTGGTGTCCTGGCACTCCAGGGCGACGTACGGGAGCACCTGATCGCCCTGGCCTCGGCTGACGCCGTGGCCAGGCCGGTCCGGCGTCCCGAGGAGCTGGCCGAGGTCGACGCCCTGGTCATCCCCGGCGGCGAGTCCACGACCATGTCGAAGCTCGCCGTGCTGTTCGGCATGCTGGAGCCGCTGCGTGAGCGCGTGCGGGCCGGGATGCCGGTCTACGGCACCTGCGCAGGCATGATCATGCTCGCCGACAAGCTCCTGGACGGCCGTGAGGACCAGGAGACCCTGGGCGGCATCGACATGATCGTGCGCCGCAACGCCTTCGGCCGGCAGAACGAGTCCTTCGAGGCCCAGGTCGACTTCGCGGGCATCGAGGGCGGCCCCGTCGAGGGCGTCTTCATCCGCGCCCCCTGGGTCGAGTCCGTCGGCGCCGCCGCCGAGGTGCTCGCCACGTACGACGGCCACACCGTCGCCGTACGCCAGGGCAATGTGCTCGCCACCTCGTTCCACCCCGAGCTGACGGGTGACGACCGGGTTCACGCGTACTTCGTCGACATGGTGCGCGCGGGGCTGTAA
- the pdxS gene encoding pyridoxal 5'-phosphate synthase lyase subunit PdxS — MSTLPSTPQSAESAIGTSRVKRGMAEQLKGGVIMDVVNAEQAKIAEDAGAVAVMALERVPADIRKDGGVARMSDPNMIEEIIEAVSIPVMAKSRIGHFVEAQVLQSLGVDYIDESEVLTPADEVNHSDKWAFTTPFVCGATNLGEALRRIAEGAAMIRSKGEAGTGNVVEAVRHLRQIKNEIARLRGYDNNELFAAAKELRAPYELVKEVAELGKLPVVLFSAGGVATPADAALMRQLGAEGVFVGSGIFKSGDPAKRAAAIVKATTFYDDPKIIADASRNLGEAMVGINCDTLPESERYANRGW, encoded by the coding sequence GTGAGCACGCTTCCCTCCACCCCGCAGTCCGCTGAGTCGGCGATCGGCACCTCCCGCGTCAAGCGCGGCATGGCCGAGCAGCTCAAGGGCGGCGTGATCATGGACGTGGTCAACGCCGAGCAGGCGAAGATCGCCGAGGACGCCGGCGCCGTGGCCGTCATGGCCCTTGAGCGGGTTCCCGCCGACATCCGCAAGGACGGCGGCGTCGCCCGGATGTCCGACCCGAACATGATCGAAGAGATCATCGAGGCCGTCTCCATCCCGGTCATGGCGAAGTCCCGCATCGGCCACTTCGTCGAGGCCCAGGTACTGCAGTCCCTCGGTGTCGACTACATCGACGAGTCCGAGGTCCTGACCCCGGCCGACGAGGTCAACCACTCCGACAAGTGGGCGTTCACCACCCCCTTCGTCTGTGGCGCCACCAACCTGGGCGAGGCCCTGCGCCGCATCGCCGAGGGCGCGGCCATGATCCGCTCGAAGGGCGAGGCCGGTACCGGCAACGTGGTCGAGGCCGTCCGCCACCTGCGCCAGATCAAGAACGAGATCGCCCGCCTGCGCGGCTACGACAACAACGAGCTGTTCGCCGCCGCCAAGGAGCTGCGCGCCCCGTACGAGCTGGTCAAGGAGGTCGCCGAGCTCGGCAAGCTCCCGGTCGTGCTGTTCTCCGCCGGTGGCGTCGCCACCCCGGCCGACGCCGCGCTGATGCGCCAGCTCGGTGCCGAGGGCGTCTTCGTCGGCTCCGGCATCTTCAAGTCGGGCGACCCGGCCAAGCGCGCCGCCGCCATCGTGAAGGCCACCACCTTCTACGACGACCCGAAGATCATCGCGGACGCCTCCCGCAACCTGGGCGAGGCCATGGTCGGCATCAACTGCGACACCCTCCCCGAGTCCGAGCGCTACGCCAACCGCGGCTGGTAG
- a CDS encoding glycosyltransferase family 4 protein codes for MKIGIVCPYSWDVPGGVQFHIRDLAEHLIGLGHEVSVLAPADDETPLPPYVVSAGRAVPVPYNGSVARLNFGFLSAARVRRWLHDGVFDVVHIHEPTSPSLGLLTCWAAQGPIVATFHTSNPRSRAMLAAYPILQPALEKISARIAVSEYARRTLVEHLGGDAVVIPNGVDVDFFAKADPNPAWSGQTLGFIGRIDEPRKGLPVLMAAFPRIVEQCPDVRLIVAGRGDEEEAVASLPAALRSRVEFLGMVSDEDKARLLRSVDVYVAPNTGGESFGIILVEALSAGAAVLAADLDAFAQVLDQGAAGELFSNEDPESLAAAAIALLRDPARRAELSARGSAHVRRFDWSTVAADILAVYETVTDGAAAVATDERVSLRTRLGLSRDA; via the coding sequence GTGAAGATCGGCATCGTCTGCCCGTACTCCTGGGACGTTCCCGGCGGCGTCCAGTTCCACATCCGCGACCTGGCGGAACACCTGATCGGCCTCGGCCACGAGGTGTCGGTGCTGGCCCCGGCGGACGACGAGACCCCGCTGCCCCCGTACGTGGTCTCGGCGGGCCGGGCGGTGCCGGTGCCGTACAACGGGTCGGTCGCCCGGCTCAACTTCGGTTTCCTGTCGGCGGCCCGCGTGCGGCGCTGGCTGCACGACGGGGTCTTCGACGTGGTCCACATCCACGAGCCGACCTCGCCCTCGCTGGGACTGCTGACCTGCTGGGCGGCGCAGGGGCCGATCGTCGCCACCTTCCACACCTCCAACCCGCGCTCCCGGGCGATGCTGGCGGCGTACCCGATCCTGCAGCCGGCGCTGGAGAAGATCAGCGCGCGGATCGCGGTGAGCGAGTACGCGCGGCGCACGCTGGTCGAGCACCTGGGCGGCGACGCGGTGGTCATCCCCAACGGGGTGGACGTGGACTTCTTCGCCAAGGCCGACCCGAACCCCGCCTGGTCCGGCCAGACCCTCGGCTTCATCGGCCGGATCGACGAGCCGCGCAAGGGCCTGCCGGTGCTCATGGCGGCCTTCCCCCGCATCGTCGAGCAGTGCCCGGACGTACGCCTCATCGTGGCGGGCCGCGGCGACGAGGAGGAGGCGGTCGCCTCCCTGCCGGCCGCGCTCCGCTCCCGGGTCGAGTTCCTCGGCATGGTTTCCGACGAGGACAAGGCGCGGCTGCTGCGCAGCGTCGACGTGTACGTGGCCCCCAACACGGGCGGCGAGAGCTTCGGCATCATCCTGGTCGAGGCGCTCTCCGCGGGCGCGGCGGTCCTCGCGGCGGACCTCGACGCCTTCGCGCAGGTCCTGGACCAGGGCGCGGCGGGGGAGTTGTTCTCGAACGAGGACCCGGAGTCCCTGGCGGCGGCGGCGATCGCCCTCCTGCGGGACCCGGCGCGCCGGGCGGAACTGAGCGCCCGGGGTTCGGCGCACGTACGCCGCTTCGACTGGTCGACGGTCGCCGCGGACATCCTGGCGGTCTACGAGACGGTGACGGACGGCGCGGCCGCCGTGGCCACGGACGAGCGGGTCTCCCTCCGCACCCGCCTGGGCCTCTCCCGGGACGCGTAG
- a CDS encoding phosphatidylinositol mannoside acyltransferase: MGKAQDKLVDGLYGLGWAGVKKLPEPAAAALGRRIADYAWKRRGKSVLRLESNLARVVPDATPERLRELSHAGMRSYMRYWMESFRLPTMAKERFSTDVEMKDDHILREALASGRGVVVALPHLANWDLAGAWAVTHIGVPFTTVAERLKPETLYDRFVAYRESLGMEVLPHNGGAAFGTLARRLRSGGLVCLVADRDLSASGVEVDFFGSATRMPAGPALLAQQTGAVLLPATLYYGDAPRMNGRIHSPVEVPGKGTRQEKTALMTQALADAFAQGIAEHPQDWHMLQRLWLDDLETAGRPEEHSA, translated from the coding sequence ATGGGCAAGGCTCAGGACAAGCTGGTCGACGGGCTCTACGGGCTCGGTTGGGCCGGGGTCAAGAAGCTGCCCGAACCGGCCGCGGCGGCCCTCGGGCGGCGGATCGCGGACTACGCGTGGAAGCGGCGCGGCAAGAGCGTGCTGCGGCTGGAGTCGAACCTGGCCCGTGTGGTGCCGGACGCGACGCCGGAGCGGCTGCGCGAGCTGTCGCACGCGGGCATGCGCTCGTACATGCGGTACTGGATGGAGTCGTTCCGCCTGCCGACCATGGCCAAGGAACGGTTCAGCACCGACGTGGAGATGAAGGACGACCACATCCTGCGCGAGGCACTCGCCTCCGGGCGCGGAGTCGTGGTCGCCCTGCCCCACCTGGCCAATTGGGACCTCGCCGGTGCCTGGGCCGTCACCCACATCGGAGTCCCGTTCACCACCGTCGCCGAGCGGCTCAAGCCGGAGACCCTCTACGACCGCTTCGTCGCCTACCGCGAGAGCCTGGGCATGGAGGTGCTCCCGCACAACGGCGGCGCCGCCTTCGGCACGCTCGCCCGGCGGCTGCGCTCGGGCGGGCTGGTCTGTCTGGTCGCCGACCGCGACCTGTCGGCGTCGGGGGTGGAAGTGGACTTCTTCGGTTCGGCGACGCGGATGCCGGCCGGACCGGCCCTGCTGGCGCAGCAGACGGGCGCGGTGCTGCTGCCGGCCACCCTGTACTACGGCGACGCGCCGAGGATGAACGGCCGGATCCACTCCCCGGTCGAGGTGCCCGGCAAGGGCACCCGGCAGGAGAAGACGGCCCTCATGACGCAGGCCCTCGCCGACGCCTTCGCGCAGGGCATCGCCGAACACCCGCAGGACTGGCACATGCTCCAGCGGCTGTGGCTGGACGACCTGGAGACCGCCGGCCGGCCCGAGGAGCACTCCGCGTGA
- the pgsA gene encoding phosphatidylinositol phosphate synthase, whose translation MLNKYARAFFTRVLTPFAAFLLRLGVSPDAVTLIGTAGVVAGALVFFPMGEFFWGTITITLFVFSDLVDGNMARQAGVSSRWGAFLDSTLDRVADAAIFGGLALWYAGSGNNNALCAVAIFCLASGQVVSYTKARGESIGLPVAVNGLIERAERLVITLVAAGVSGLEIFGVPSWIGVLLPIALWVVAAGSLVTLIQRVVTVRRESAEADAAAAPGTAATPSEGGTT comes from the coding sequence ATGCTGAACAAGTACGCGCGTGCATTCTTCACGCGTGTTCTCACGCCATTCGCCGCTTTTCTGCTCAGGCTGGGAGTGAGTCCCGACGCGGTCACCCTCATCGGTACGGCCGGAGTGGTGGCCGGAGCACTGGTCTTCTTCCCCATGGGCGAGTTCTTCTGGGGCACGATCACCATCACGCTCTTCGTCTTCTCCGACCTGGTGGACGGGAACATGGCCCGTCAGGCCGGCGTCTCCAGCCGGTGGGGCGCGTTCCTCGACTCCACCCTCGACCGGGTGGCGGACGCGGCGATCTTCGGCGGGCTCGCGCTCTGGTACGCGGGCTCCGGGAACAACAACGCGCTCTGCGCGGTCGCCATCTTCTGCCTGGCCAGCGGGCAGGTGGTCTCGTACACCAAGGCGCGCGGCGAGTCGATCGGGCTGCCGGTGGCCGTCAACGGGCTCATCGAACGTGCCGAACGCCTGGTGATCACACTGGTCGCGGCCGGTGTGTCCGGGCTGGAGATCTTCGGGGTGCCCTCGTGGATCGGCGTACTGCTGCCGATCGCGCTGTGGGTGGTCGCGGCGGGCTCGCTCGTGACGCTGATCCAGCGCGTGGTGACCGTACGGCGCGAGTCGGCGGAGGCCGACGCGGCCGCCGCCCCCGGCACCGCCGCCACCCCTTCCGAAGGCGGTACGACCTGA